The genomic DNA GGTCATCGGCACCGGGGCTGCTGGTAATAGCCGAATACCGGAGGCCCATGCTCTTACACACGGGTACGCCTCCCAGGGCAGGGTAGAAGCCGCGTGACCGCGATTAACCTTGCGTTTCTTGTGAACCAGTAGGCATGAAAATATTTTGTACTATTACGAGGCAACACAACTCAGAAAAAGGTCTGCGCCGCCAGCGTGAGCCCCAGCGTAACCAGCAGGCAGGCCACGACGACCGTGCGGATTTCCCAGGCGGGTGCCAGCGGCGCTGGTGGGCCGCCGGGCGCGGCGAAGTACATGGCCACGATAATCCGGCTGTACACGGCCAGCGCGATGGCGCTGTTGAGCACGGCGATAACGGCCAGCCAGGTGTAGCCGGCCGCCATTGCCGACTCGAACAGCAGCAGCTTGCCCGTGAACCCGGCCAGGGGCGGGATGCCGACCAGCGAGAACAGGAAGACCGTCATGGCCAGGCCCGTGAAGATGCGCGTGGTGCCGAGGCGCTTAAAATCAGCCAGCGTGCGGCCGGTGTGCAGCACGATGGCAAACGCGCCCGTGTTCATGGCGGCATAGGCAGCGGCGAATACCACCAGGGCCGGCAACGCCATCGCCCCGCGCACCCCCACCAGGGGCAGCAGAAAATACCCGGCCTGCGCTACCGTGGAGTAGGCCAGCAGGCGCACCACGTTGGTTTGCAGCAGGGCCAGCACGTTACCGAAAGTCATCGACGCCACGGCCAGCAGGGCCAGCACCAGCGGCCAGTCCACCGCGGTGGCGGGCAGCGACCGGCACACCTGCGCCAGCCCGAAAAAGGCCCCAATCTTGGGCACCACCGACAGGTAGGCGGCCACCGACACCGGGGTCCCCTCCAGCGTGTCGGGCGTCCAGAAGTGGAAGGGAAATACCGACGCCGCGTACCCCAGGCCGGTGAGGAGGGCCACGAAGCCGAACGCCAGCAGCGGCGCGGGCAGGTTGGGCTGGCTCAGCGCTCTCAACAGGGTGCTGCCCGTGATACCCACCCAGTAGCTCAGCCCAAAAACCAGGATGGCCGTCGTGACGGTGCCGTAGATGAAGTACTTCAGCGCGCCCTCGGTGCCGGCCTCGGTTTTGGCGTAGGCCGCCAGGGCAAAGCCGCTCAGGCTGGTCATGAGCAGGCCCAGCACGAGCAGCATCACGTCGCCGCTGCCGGCCAGCACCAGCGCCCCCAGCGTGCCGAAGCAGAGCAGGCTGTAAACGGTGCCTTCGCGCGGAGTGCCGCGCAACTCCTGTCGGGCCAGCAGGCAGCACAGCACCGCAGTCGGACACAGAATCAGCA from Hymenobacter psoromatis includes the following:
- a CDS encoding oxidoreductase, with the protein product MAQDLRLVLPQLIVLLTAMLALVAEMLRWRRAGLATVAVGLGAATVVSAGRLAVQATAFSGTFRVGLLNHWSVLILCPTAVLCCLLARQELRGTPREGTVYSLLCFGTLGALVLAGSGDVMLLVLGLLMTSLSGFALAAYAKTEAGTEGALKYFIYGTVTTAILVFGLSYWVGITGSTLLRALSQPNLPAPLLAFGFVALLTGLGYAASVFPFHFWTPDTLEGTPVSVAAYLSVVPKIGAFFGLAQVCRSLPATAVDWPLVLALLAVASMTFGNVLALLQTNVVRLLAYSTVAQAGYFLLPLVGVRGAMALPALVVFAAAYAAMNTGAFAIVLHTGRTLADFKRLGTTRIFTGLAMTVFLFSLVGIPPLAGFTGKLLLFESAMAAGYTWLAVIAVLNSAIALAVYSRIIVAMYFAAPGGPPAPLAPAWEIRTVVVACLLVTLGLTLAAQTFF